Part of the Pseudomonas baltica genome is shown below.
GATGCTCAGTGAGCCCGAAGTTGAGCGCCGCGTCCGGGTTGGAGGTGGTGACGATGTTCCAGCCGGCGCGGCCGTTGCTCAGGTGATCCAGCGAGGCGAAACGCCGAGCGATATGGAACGGCTCGTCGAAGGTGGTCGAGGCGGTAGCGATCAGGCCGATGTGGTCGGTGGCCTGGCTCAGGGCCGAGAGCAATGTGAAGGGTTCGAACGAGGTCGCGGTGTGGCTGCGCTTGAGGGCCTCGATGGGCATGTTCAGCAAGGCCAGATGATCGGCCATGAAGAAGGCATCGAAGCGGGCGCGCTCAAGCGTCTGCGCCAGGCGCTTGAGGCGCGAGAAATTGAAGTTGGCATCGGCCCAGGCACCGGGGTAGCGCCAGGCGCCGGTATGGATGCTGACCGGACGCATGAAGGCGCCGAGTTTGAGTTGCCGGGAAGTGCTCATGGCATTGGCCCCTTGATGGTCAAAGGGCCTAGCATCGACCATGCAGGCGGGTTGGTCCAATAACCAATGGTCTTTGCATAGAAGATTTCATGATAGGCGTGGAGAGGCGACTGGCCCCTTCGCAGGCAAGCCTGGCTCCCACGTTAGTGCATGATGCACCTGTGGGAGCCAGGCTTGCCCGCGAAGAGGCCGAACCTGCCCAATCCCGATATACCCGCTAACCTTATCCCTCCAAACACAACAATCTGCCGCCGATATATGGATATGCAGTTAAATTATTGGATTTACCTTTTTTAGATCAAATAGATTTATGCCATTCCGAAACGCACAAGGCCTATCGCACATGTCCACACTGCCCTCGCTTCGCCAGTTGTTCGTCGCCACCCTGCTGGCTGGCCTTACCTGGACGGCCCAGGCCGCCGACCTGACCATCGGCTATCAAACCGGTACCGATCCGAGCAAGGTGCCCCAGGCCAACGGCGAGTATGAAAAAGCCACCGGCCAGAAGATCGACTGGCGCCGCTTCAACAGCGGCCCGGAAGTGGTCGCGGCGCTCGCCTCCGGCGATCTGCAGATCGGCAACCTCGGCTCCAGCCCGCTGGCCGCCGCCACGTCGCGCAACATCCCGATCGTGGCCTTTATCGTTTCGGCGCAGATCAACTCGTCCGAAGCCTTGGTGGTGCGCACTGGCAGCGGCATCGAAAAACCCGAAGACCTCAAGGGCAAGACCATCGCTACGCCGTTCGTGTCGACCTCCCACTACAGCCTGCTCGGCGCCCTCAAGCACTGGGGCCTGACCAGCAAGGACGTCAAGGTGGTCAACCTCAACCCGACGGAGATCGCCGCGGCCTGGAAGCGCGGCGATATCGACGGCGCCTTCGTCTGGTCGCCAGCCCTGGGCGAGATCCGCAAGACCGGCAAGACGCTCACCGACGCCGCCGAAGTCGGCCGCTGGGGTTCGCCGACCTTCGAGGTCTGGGTGGCCCGCAAGGACTACGCCGACAAGCACCCTGACGTGATCGCCAAGTTCGCCGGTACCACCCTCGCCGCCTACGCTGACTACACTGCGCACAAGGCTGAATGGACCGCCGACTCGGTGCCGGTCAAGGCCATCGCCAGGCTTACCGGCTCCAACGCCGCCGACGTTCCCGAATTGCTGGCAGGCGCGACCTACCCCGACGCTGCTGCACAAAAAAGCGCCGCCCTGCTCGGTGGCGGTACCGCCAAGGACATCGCCGCCACCGCAGCGTTTTTGAAGGAACAGAAAAAGATCCCTGACGTACTCCCTGACTACAGCACGTTCGTCAGCGCCAAATACATCCCTTGAGGCCAGAGCCATGGCAACCCTTGAACTGCAAAACATCAGCGCCCACTACCCCGGGGCGCCGGAGCCGGTGCTCAAGGATCTGTCGCTGCGCCTGGAGCCCGACCAACTGGTGGTCGCGCTCGGGCCCAGCGGCAGCGGCAAGACCAGCCTGCTCAACCTGATCGCCGGTTTCGTCGCCCCTACGGCCGGCACCCTGACCCTCGACGGCAAGCCCGTTCGAGGGCCGGGTGCCGATCGCGGCGTGGTGTTCCAGGACGACGTGCTGCTGCCCTGGCAGGACGTGTTGACCAACGTCAGCTTCGGTTTGCAGCTGGCCGGCATCGCCCGTAACGAACGTGAGCGCCGCGGGCGCGAGCTGTTGCAACTGGTCGGCCTGGAGGGTTTCGAGCAGCGCAAGGTCTGGGAGCTTTCAGGGGGCCAGCGCCAACGTGTCGGCCTGGCCCGTGCACTGGCCGCCGAACCGCGGGTTTTGCTGATGGACGAGCCCTTCGGCGCGCTGGATGCCTTCACCCGCGAGCAGATGCAGGAGCTGCTGCTCAGCGTATGGCAACGCACGCGCAAGCCGGTGTTCCTGATTACCCACGACATCGAGGAGGCAGTGTTCCTGGCCACCGATCTGGTGCTGTTGGCGCCCCATCCGGGGCGCATCGTCGAGCGCTTGCAACTCGACTTCGGCCGCCGTCACGCCGCCGGTGAGCCGGCCCGCGCGATCAAGTCCGATCCAGCCTTCATCACCACCCGTGAACATGTACTCGCGCAGGTCTTTGCCTATCAACAAAGCCTGCAGCAAGCCAGCGCTCAGGAGCCCACATGAGCAGCATCGAACTGCTTGAAAGCACGACAGCCACCCAGCCCCCGCCCATACCGAAAGCACCGTCCAACGATACCCGCGGCATCAGCGCAGTGACCATCGCCGCGCTGCTGTTGATCTGGTGGGCCGTGACCCACTGGGGGTTCATCGACCCGCTGTTCCTGCCCGGTCCCGGCGCGGTGCTGGCCAAGGGCTGGGACGTGCTCAACAACGGCTACATGGACGTCACCCTGTGGCAACACCTGGGCTCCAGCCTGGGGCGCATCGGCATCGCGCTGGTGGCCGCGGTGCTGACCGCCATCCCGCTGGGGCTGGCCATGGGCCGCAACCGTATCGCCCGAGGCATTTTCGACCCGTTGATCGAGTTCTACCGGCCGGTACCGCCGCTGGCGTATCTTCCCTTGATCGTCATCTGGTGCGGCATCGGCGAGCTGTCCAAGGTGCTGCTGATTTATCTGGCGATCTTCGCCCCGATCGCGATTGCCACCGCCAACGGCGTGCGCACCGTCGACCCGGCCCGGTTGCGTGCCGCGCAGTGCCTGGGTGCCACCCGCGCCCAGCTGATCCGCCATGTGATTTTGCCCAGCGCCCTGCCGGACATTCTCACCGGCCTGCGCATCGGCCTGGGTGTGGGCTGGTCGACGCTGGTGGCGGCCGAACTGATCGCCGCCACGCAAGGTCTGGGTTTCATGGTGCAGTCG
Proteins encoded:
- the tauA gene encoding taurine ABC transporter substrate-binding protein, producing MSTLPSLRQLFVATLLAGLTWTAQAADLTIGYQTGTDPSKVPQANGEYEKATGQKIDWRRFNSGPEVVAALASGDLQIGNLGSSPLAAATSRNIPIVAFIVSAQINSSEALVVRTGSGIEKPEDLKGKTIATPFVSTSHYSLLGALKHWGLTSKDVKVVNLNPTEIAAAWKRGDIDGAFVWSPALGEIRKTGKTLTDAAEVGRWGSPTFEVWVARKDYADKHPDVIAKFAGTTLAAYADYTAHKAEWTADSVPVKAIARLTGSNAADVPELLAGATYPDAAAQKSAALLGGGTAKDIAATAAFLKEQKKIPDVLPDYSTFVSAKYIP
- the tauB gene encoding taurine ABC transporter ATP-binding subunit, coding for MATLELQNISAHYPGAPEPVLKDLSLRLEPDQLVVALGPSGSGKTSLLNLIAGFVAPTAGTLTLDGKPVRGPGADRGVVFQDDVLLPWQDVLTNVSFGLQLAGIARNERERRGRELLQLVGLEGFEQRKVWELSGGQRQRVGLARALAAEPRVLLMDEPFGALDAFTREQMQELLLSVWQRTRKPVFLITHDIEEAVFLATDLVLLAPHPGRIVERLQLDFGRRHAAGEPARAIKSDPAFITTREHVLAQVFAYQQSLQQASAQEPT
- the tauC gene encoding taurine ABC transporter permease TauC, which codes for MSSIELLESTTATQPPPIPKAPSNDTRGISAVTIAALLLIWWAVTHWGFIDPLFLPGPGAVLAKGWDVLNNGYMDVTLWQHLGSSLGRIGIALVAAVLTAIPLGLAMGRNRIARGIFDPLIEFYRPVPPLAYLPLIVIWCGIGELSKVLLIYLAIFAPIAIATANGVRTVDPARLRAAQCLGATRAQLIRHVILPSALPDILTGLRIGLGVGWSTLVAAELIAATQGLGFMVQSAAQFLVTDVVILGILLIAVIAFAMELGLRALQRRLVPWHGQSH